The genomic DNA CAATTTGTGTGCGTTGTTATCATTTTGTAATTTTTTGCTAATATATAGTGTTGATATAAATATAATAAGTAATTTTTTGTAATATTGAATGATATTGATATGACAGTCTTTAAAAGATTTTATGAAAATATCACTCATTTCTTTGTAACATTACTGTAAAATTATGGAAAAGTTTAATTTGATATAAAATGAATAGAATATGTAATTGCAGTAATAAATTTTTACATTACTTTTTAAAAAAAGTGACTATGAATCATACATAAATTGAAATTTTACAATCAATCATGGCTAAGAACAAGGGAAGCAAAGGGATAATGCATTTTAAAATATTTAGATAAGATAATAAAATGATATAATTAGTTAAAAGTTTGCTACTGGTAATACCGAAATAAAACATACAATTATATATGAAGATAGACATTCGATTAAAGTGATTTAGTAAATGCTCATGCGTTAACTAAAAGACAATAGTAAATAAAATTATTGGGGAAGTTAATTTTATTTCTGATTATGTCATGTCTTTATATATTATAAAGTGAGAGGACGTACGTATGATTGATAACTTTTCGGTAAAACTTTTAAAAAATATAAAGATAAGTAGGCAAAAGGAATCGAATATAAAATTAATCTATTGGTTAAAAGGTTCAGGTCAAGTTAATTTGAATTTAGAAAGATTTAAAATGAAAGATAGAGATTTATTATTCGTTATGCTAAATGACATATATTCAATTGAAAGCGAAGAAGAAGCGGTTGTCGTGAGTATTGAAATAGCATTTAAAGACTACTTAAAATATGCAGATGATTATATAAAATCTAATGGTTATAAATTTGCATCAATTGAGCGGAAACAATTAGAACCGTTTATTATCAAATTACTTGAATTTGAAAGTCGAAAACCATTTATACCACAAATTAAAGATAAATTAGCAAAACATCTATGTGTAGAATTGGGATATGTTCAAAGAAAGCATCGAACACACTATAAATTAGAAAATGCTTTAGTTGATAATGTGCATGAGTATATTATTGAACATCATCATCAGAAAATAAGCCGACAACATTTAGCTAACGCTTTAAATATGTCTGCTAAAGAGTTGAGTGAAATCATTAAATACCATACACCATATCATAATATAACCCAATACATAAATGATGTCAGATTAAAGTTGGCTTTAATAGATATAGTAATGAGTAATGACTTAATTCAAGATATTGCTTTTAAGCACGGTTTTAATCATTTACCGCATTTTATTGCATTATTTAGTAGGAAATATGGCACCACCCCTGGTCAAATAAGAAATAAGAAACAACCGATGCAATATAATACGTTTGAATTGCCATTTGATGAAGCGGCACAATTATTGATTGCTGAAGCTAAAAGTAAATATTATTAGTTGATCTATCATTCAAAACATTAATTTTATATTTTGCTAGTGCATACGTTAATAATTTATTACATATAAAGCTTCAAATTAGTTACTCTTTACTTATGAAATGATATGTGAAAATCATAGTGACTTGTCAGTATTTAATGTAAATGTCTATCTTTTAAATCTCCTATAAATATAGGTATGAAGATGAAGACATGAGGTGACAGATATCATGGATAAGAAAAAATTTGAATCGTTATTGTTCTATTTAATATTTATGAAAGCAGTTAGCGAAACACTAAAATGTACTTATAATATCAATCTTGAACAATTAAAAGTATTAAATGAAATTATTAAATATGTACAAAAGCAAAATTGTGGTATTTATATAGAAGATTTAATTTCATTATGTCCGATTTCTAAAAGACGAATGCGTCACCATCTTGAACATTTATATCACATGGGATGGATTGAGAAATTAAGAGATGATAAAGATCAACGTAAAGTGTTGCATTCACCATCAAAGTTATATCATGAAAAATTAGATATCTTATTTCAAGAAATTGAAGAAGTACTAAAATTAGAGTATTTAAGATATGACATGAATTTTAATCACTTGATGGAATTATCTTATGTAATCGTGCTATATAATGCACTAAACCATGTGAAACGTGTGGCAAAACAATTTGATTTAAATCTTGATGAGTTGATTATTTTAGGAAAGATTTTCACTCAAACAAAAGTAGTTTCATTGAAGTCAATGCACGCAATATCACAGCATTATTTAATATGTATTAATTCGGTTATCAACGATTTACATCAAAAAGGATATATTCACAAATATCGTAATCCCAATGATGAACGGTTAGTAAATATAAAATTAATTGAATCTCGAGCACTTGAAACTAAAAGTATATTCGTTCAATGTTACAATAAGCTTGAAGCGGAAATGAAACGTAATCAATAACATTAAAGGACAAGGAGAATGAATGTATGTTTCTTGATAATGTAAATCCAGATGATTTATTCCCAACAGAGAAAAAGGGACCATCAGTCTTGGGAATGATTGAATATAATGTACAAGGCCAAAGCGAGTTTGAAGGTGCTTTTATAGCTACTTCAGAACGATTAATTATGAATGTAGACATGAATGGACAATTTTATTATAGAAATATTCCTTATAATGAAGTAGAGAACATTGAATATGATGGTAGCGATATTATATTTACCTTTAATATCGGAAAAGTACCAATGAAACAAATTCAAACAAAAGAAGTACAGCCATTTGTAGATTTTGTGGCATCAAAAATAAATCTAGATGATTAAGATAGATGTCATCGTAGATATTTTAAAAATGACAATAATAAAATGTTAAGAGGTTGGAATATCAATACATGTTCCAACCTCTTATAATGTTTAGTAACCATGTGTTATTAATATAGAAGGAAATCGTATCATTACTTTCCAAATATGCGATACCTTTATGAAGTGAATGGGTAATATATATCATTTCAATTCGGCTATACTTTTAATTGATTATATATAATTTAATTGTAGTGATGTGTATTTGAGATATAATATCATTTTAATTTCATAAAAATATTGAAATATTATACTTAAATGTTATAAAATAAATTTCATAGCATAAGAAATGTTTAGTAAGTAATAAAAAGTCGACATGAACCTTGTAGCAACAAGACGTACATCAGAGGAGTGGTTTAGAATATGGGACAAATTAAAGACATTAATGATTTAGTTAACGCAACATTTCAAGTTAAGAAGTTCTTTAAAGACACTAAAAAGAAATATAATTTAAATTATGAAGAAATTTATATTTTGAATTATATTGCTAGAAGTAAAACAAATGAAATAACTTCAAAAGAAATTGCAACGTATTCAGAGTTCAAACCTTATTACTTAACTAAAGCATTACAGAAGTTAAAAGATTTACAATTATTATCTAAAAAGCGTAGCATACAAGATGAAAGAATAGTTATTGTTTATGTAACAGATGAACAACGTGAAAAAATTAATATGTTGATTGACGAATTAGAACAATATATTTAATAATCAATCTTTATTAATTGAAGGAAAAGACTCAAGATGTGAGATGAATGTCTCAATATCTTGGGTCTTTTCTTATAGGTATGTTAAAGTGCAAACTTTAACTTGATAATGTCGAGTGGTAAACTAAGAATGAATAACTAAGACGATGAATAGGTGATATAAGGAATGGAATCATTTTTAATAAATACTGATATTCAAAGAAAATGGATTGCTAAATTTAAAACAATTGAAGAAACATTTAAAAGTAGAGCGGAATATAATGACTTGCATTCAAGTTTTCCTTTTAAAAATATAGAATGGCTCGTTGAAGAAGGGTACAGTTTATTAACGCTACCAGTTGAATATGGTGGAGAAGGTGGCACGATAGAAGATATGGTTGTGCTACAAAGTTATTTAGGTGCCATTGACGGAGCTACTGCTTTGTCTATAGGCTGGCACTTAAGTGTAGTTGGACAGTTGTACGAGCAAAATATGTGGGATCAAGCTTTACTTGACGATTTTGCGAAAGAAATAAAAAACGGGGCATTAGTGAATAGAGCTGTAAGTGAAGCGGATACCGGAAGCCCAACACGCGGAGGAAGACCAGCGACACATGCTACCAAAATAGACAATGGTTATGTTCTAAATGGTGTCAAAACGTTTACATCTATGAGTAAAGCACTAACGCATTATATCGTTGCTGCTTATGTTGATGAAATTGAATCAGTTGGATTCTTCCTTGTACCTAGAGAGTATAAAGGTGTGGAAATTGCTGACAATTGGAATATGGTAGGTATGCGAGCAACAGAAAGTCATGACCTAGTCTTAAATGATGTCGTTGTACCATTTGAATATTTTGTAGAAGGAAGAAGAAAACCCCAACCTAATGGATGGATATTACACATTCCAAGTACTTATTTAGGAATAGCACAAGCTGCAAGAGATTACGCAATTGAATTTGCGAAAAATCACGCACCAAACAGTATTGATGGTACGATAGCTAATTTACCTACTGTTCAGCAAAATGTAGGGAAAATGGAATCATTGTTATTATCAGCACGTCATTTCTTATGGAGTACTGCGAAAGGATATCAAACATTAGATAAAAATCCGAATGTATGGAATGAAACGTCAGCAAGTAAAGTATTAGTGATGAATCAAGGCTTGGAAGTAATTGATCTCGCAATGAGAATCGTTGGTGCTAAAAGTTTGGAAATGGAACGTCCATTGCAGCGATACTACCGCGATATGCGTGCTGGATTGCATAATCCACCAATGGAAGATGCAGCCTATACAAATATTGCGAAATCAGTTTTAGGTTTATTTTAAAGTTGTATTAGATTTTTAAGTGGAATATAGCAATATAACATTTTTATAATAGTCATTAATTAACCACTCATTTTATTATATGTAATTGTAAATTTAATAATTAAATATAGCGAAATTACTTTATTAGCCTTACTCAATTAGTATTGAGAAGGCTAATTTTTAATTTAATAAATAATTAAAAAATCTATTGTAATTATCCACTAAGCAAGTTATAATTTTAATGAAATTGATAATCGTTATCATTGGGAGGAAATTATGAAAAAGTTAATCTTACCTTTACTTGCTTTAATCATCGTTTTAGCTGCATGTGGTAATAATGGTGGTTCAGGTAAATCAGATTCTAAAGAAGAAACAAAATCATATAAATTAGATAGTGGTAAAACTATTAAAATACCGAAAGACCCTAAACGTATTGCAGTTGTTGCACCTACGTTTGCAGGTGGATTACATAAATTAGGCGCTAATATCGTTGCTGTTAATAACCAAGTTGACCAAAGTCCGATTTTAAAAGATAAATTTAAAGATACGACTAAAATTGGTGAAGCTGATGTAGAAAAAGTTGCTAAGAAAAAACCAGATTTAATTATCGTTTACTCAACTGATAAAAATATCAAAAAATACCAAAAGATTGCACCAACAATTGTAGTTGACTATGGTAAACATAAATACCTAGAACAACAAGAAATGTTAGGTAAAATTATGGGTAAAGAAGACGAAGTTAAAAAATGGGAAAACAAATGGAAAAAGCAAACTGAAAAAGATGGTAAAGAAATCAAAAAAGCTATCGGTAAAGATTCAACTGTTTCAATTTTAGATGAATTTGATAAAAAAGTTTACACTTATGGCGATAACTGGGGCCGTGGTGGCGAAGTATTATATCAAGCATTTGGTCTGAAAATGTCTAAAGGGCAAGAAAAATTAGTTAAAAAAGCAGGTTGGTCTGAAGTTAGCCAAGAAAAAGTTGAAGATGTAGCTGGAGATTATATTGTTTCAACTGGTGAGGGCAAATCGAAACCAAGTTATGAAACAACTAACATTTGGAAAAACTTACCAGCAGTTAAAAATCATCACGTAATTGAAGTTAAAGCTGAAACATATTGGTACAATGATCCATATACACTTGACTTCATGAGAAAAGATTTAAAAGATAAATTAATTAAAGCTAGCAAATAAACTATAAACATACACACGACTATCAATTTTTTAAATGAAATTCAGAGCTATGATTACGTATAATGTAGTCATAGCTCTATTTACATATAAGGAGGAAAAAGGAATGACTAAAGTATATTTTAATCATGATGGTGGCGTGGACGATTTAATTTCATTATTTTTGTTATTACAAATGGAAGATATTGAATTAGTAGGAGTAAGTACAATTGGCGCAGATTGTTATCTTGAACCCTCACTTAGCGCATCGTGTAAAATAATTAATCGATTTTCTAACGAAGCGATTCAAGTCGCACCTTCATATGAACGTGGCGCAAATCCATTTCCAAAAGAATGGAGAATGCATGCTTTTTTCATGGATGCACTACCAATTTTAAATGAAAGTACAATGAATCAATCATCATCAGCAAGTGATGTAGAAGCATTTCAAGATATTATGAATGTGCTAAAAAAATCAGATGACAAAGTGACATTATTATTTACAGGACCACTTACAGATTTAGCTAAAGCACTAAAAGAAGAATCAACAATTACTAATAAAATAGATAAACTAGTGTGGATGGGTGGTACTTTTTTAGAAAAAGGTAATGTAGAAGAACCAGAGCATGATGGTACCGCTGAGTGGAACGCGTTCTGGGATCCAGAAGCAGTAAAAACAGTATTTGATAGCGACATTGACATTGAAATGGTAGCTTTAGAAAGTACAAATCAAGTTCCACTGACTACAGACATACGTCAAATGTGGGCAGATGAACGCCAGTATATCGGTGTGGATTTCTTAGGTGTAAGTTACGCGGCAGTTCCACCATTAACACATTTTGTAACGAACTCAACGTATTTTTTATGGGATGTATTAACAACAGCGTACGTAGGAAGAAACGATTTAGTGCAATCAATTCAATTAAATGTTGATGTCGAAAGCAAGGGACCAAGTCAAGGTCGTACGTTTATTAAAGAAAATGGTAGACCAATCAAAGTAGTTAATAACGTAAAGCATGATGCATTTTTCAAATACATTACTGATTTGGCAAAAAAAGTAAATTAAATCTACTTAATGTAAACTTTTTGTTTTATAAAGTTTACATTAATGGTATAATCTTTCTCGTAGAAGGAGGATACAACATGAATACAAGAAATTTAGTATACACAGCGTTAATGACAGCAATTATTTGTGTTTTAGGTTTAGTGCCAGGAATTCCATTACCAATTATGCCAGTACCTATCGTATTACAAAATATTGGTATCTTTTTAGCAGGAATCATTCTTGGTAAAAAATATGGCGCATTAAGTGTCATTGTTTTCTTATTATTAGCAGCAACAGGCTTACCAGTTTTATCTGGAGGACGTGGAGGAATCGGTGTATTTGCAGGTCCATCAGCAGGGTTCTTATTCTTATATCCAGTTGTTGCATTTTTAATTGGAATGATTAGGGATCGTTACTTTGGTAAAATTAATTTCGCTATATTATTTGTAGCGACATTAGTATTTGGCGTTTTACTCTTAGATATTGTTGGAACGATTATTATGGGCTTCATTATACATATACATGTAACCAAAGCGATTCTGTTATCATTCACATTTATGCCAGGAGATATTATTAAAGCAATTGTAGCTAGTCTCATTGGTGCTACAATATTGAACCATTCTCGCTTTAAAAATCTGATACAATAAACCTATCTAGTTTATAGAATAGGTGGGGATGATATTGGTGCGTATCTCAATTGATCATATTGCACAAGATGGAGACAAATATTTAGAAGATCGTCAAAAGATTATTTATCTGACACCCTCAGAACCATTAAAATACGATACTAACAAATGGGTCTATAAAGAAGTTCCAACCATTAAAGAGTGGTATAAAGATATGGATTCACAATTTGAACTACATCAACAACAGCAATCTAATCATTTAGCATTTTCTTTCCCTGAAAATGAACAACTAGATGCGACATGGTTAGAATGTATAAAAAAAGAGGGATTTGAGCTTGGCATCTTAGAATTCTATATAATAGAAGGAAAGCAACTTGCTCAGTTGGCTAGTAGAGATGATATAGTCATTCAAATCGTTGATAATAGTAACAAGGAAGATTATTTGAATATTTTTTATTCATTCGCTTTACCTTATGGCAAACCATTTGCTTTAGATAGTGTTAATCATTTGAGAAGACAAATACAAAATAATGAAGATAGCACATTGAGATTAATCGCATATTTAAATGAACAGCCAGTGGGATCTGTTAACATTATTGAGACTGAAGAAACAGTTGAAATTGATAGTTTTGGCGTTTTGGAAAGTCACCAACGACAAGGTATTGGCTCAACATTACAGGCCTATATAGGTCAATTAGCGGGAGAACGTCCAGTTATACTTGTCGCAGATGGAGAAGATACTGCTAGAGAAATGTATGTAAAGCAAGGATATACGTATCAAAGCTTTATTTATCATATTGTAAAAGAGAATATTAGATAATGAACAAGCCACCGATTCATATGATGAATTATCTTATGAATCAGTGGCTTTAATACGTTCTGGATGACTATATACATTGAAGTTACCATCTCTGATGAAACCTATAGCTGTAATATTTAAATCATTCGCTAATGTGATGGCTAATGTAGTCGGTGCTGATTTTGATAGTATGACGCCTACGCCAATTTTAGCTGCTTTAAGTAAAATTTCTGAAGAAATGCGACCGCTGAAAATTAACACTTTGTTTCTTACAGGAATACGTCGCTCAAGGCAAAATCCATAGAGTTTATCAAGGGCATTATGGCGACCGATATCTTGACGATGTTCAAAAAAAGCATCACCATCGCTAATAGCAGCATTATGTAATCCACCTGTCTTTTTAAATAAAGTGCTAGCACTCTGAAGTCCTGTCATCATATTAAGTACTTGTTTGGGTGATAATGTGATTTTAGACATAGATGTTTTAGCAATTGCCGCATCATTATGAAAGTAAAACTCTCGACTCTTACCACAACAAGACGCAATCATACGTTTAGATGAGTATGTGAAACGATCACCTAAATCTTTTGTTAATTCTACATGAGCAAACCCTTTACTATCATCTATTTGTAAAGACTGTATCTCTTCTTTTTTATAAATAGCCCCTTCGGATGCTAAAAAGCCAATAACTAATTCTTCCATATGAGTAGGACTACAAATGACAGTTGCGAACTCAGTACCATTAACCATGATTGTTAAAGGAAATTCAGTCACATAACTATCTTTTGTTTCAAATAATTCTCCGTCTTCATATCGAAGGATAGTTTGTCCTTGTAACACATCTTTATCCATAATTATTTTCTCCTTTAGGCACATGTATTACTATAATAAAACTTTCTTACTAATTTTGAAAATATTAGGTTTTTATAACACTATGATTACTTTAATATTTTGAAAATACAAAAGGGTATTAATAGTAAAAATGTACTTTTCAAAAAAATGAAAAGAGTATAATGTAAACTATAAAAGGAGGAGTTAGATAAATGAATATTAAACATTTCTTGGCAGTTATTGCTGCATTAGTTATTATTCTTGCTGGATGTTCTAATTCAGGTAATAGTGACAGCGGAAAAAAATCATCTGATTCAAGTAGTAAAGATGGGGACAAAAAACAAGAACTACAAATTTCAGCAGCAGCAAGTTTAGGTGACGTAAGTAAAGCATTAGAAAAAGAATTTAAAAAAGACCATAAAAACGTTAAAGTTACATTTAATTATGGTGGTTCTGGAGCCTTAAGACAACAAATCGAAAAAGGTGCACCAAATGACGTATTTATGTCTGCAAATACTAAAGACGTAGATATGATGAAAAAGAAAGACAAAGCACATGATACATACAAATATGCGCACAACAAACTTGTCTTAGTTGGAGATAAAAATAGCGACAGTTCTTCAGTTAAAGATTTAAAAGATAATCAAAAATTAGCAATTGGTGAAGTGAAAACTGTACCAGCTGGTAAATACGCTAAACAATATCTTGAAGATCAAGGTTTATATAACGGTGTGAAAGATAAATTAGTTTATGCAAAAGACGTTAAACAAGTATTAAATTATGTTGAAAAAGGCAATGCTGCAATGGGCTTTGTTTACAAAACAGATTTATACACTAACAACAAAAAAACAGACAAAGTAAATGAAATTAAAGAAGTAAAACTTAAAAAACCAATCACATATGAAGCAGGAGCTACTTCTGACAAGAAAGTTGCTAAAGAGTGGATGGACTTCTTAAAATCAGATAAAGCTAAAGATATCTTAAAAGAATATCATTTCGAAGTATAGGAGGATATAAGACATGCCTGATTTAACACCTTTCTGGATATCTA from Staphylococcus taiwanensis includes the following:
- a CDS encoding helix-turn-helix transcriptional regulator codes for the protein MIDNFSVKLLKNIKISRQKESNIKLIYWLKGSGQVNLNLERFKMKDRDLLFVMLNDIYSIESEEEAVVVSIEIAFKDYLKYADDYIKSNGYKFASIERKQLEPFIIKLLEFESRKPFIPQIKDKLAKHLCVELGYVQRKHRTHYKLENALVDNVHEYIIEHHHQKISRQHLANALNMSAKELSEIIKYHTPYHNITQYINDVRLKLALIDIVMSNDLIQDIAFKHGFNHLPHFIALFSRKYGTTPGQIRNKKQPMQYNTFELPFDEAAQLLIAEAKSKYY
- a CDS encoding Rrf2 family transcriptional regulator yields the protein MGQIKDINDLVNATFQVKKFFKDTKKKYNLNYEEIYILNYIARSKTNEITSKEIATYSEFKPYYLTKALQKLKDLQLLSKKRSIQDERIVIVYVTDEQREKINMLIDELEQYI
- the fdhD gene encoding formate dehydrogenase accessory sulfurtransferase FdhD, yielding MDKDVLQGQTILRYEDGELFETKDSYVTEFPLTIMVNGTEFATVICSPTHMEELVIGFLASEGAIYKKEEIQSLQIDDSKGFAHVELTKDLGDRFTYSSKRMIASCCGKSREFYFHNDAAIAKTSMSKITLSPKQVLNMMTGLQSASTLFKKTGGLHNAAISDGDAFFEHRQDIGRHNALDKLYGFCLERRIPVRNKVLIFSGRISSEILLKAAKIGVGVILSKSAPTTLAITLANDLNITAIGFIRDGNFNVYSHPERIKATDS
- a CDS encoding nucleoside hydrolase yields the protein MTKVYFNHDGGVDDLISLFLLLQMEDIELVGVSTIGADCYLEPSLSASCKIINRFSNEAIQVAPSYERGANPFPKEWRMHAFFMDALPILNESTMNQSSSASDVEAFQDIMNVLKKSDDKVTLLFTGPLTDLAKALKEESTITNKIDKLVWMGGTFLEKGNVEEPEHDGTAEWNAFWDPEAVKTVFDSDIDIEMVALESTNQVPLTTDIRQMWADERQYIGVDFLGVSYAAVPPLTHFVTNSTYFLWDVLTTAYVGRNDLVQSIQLNVDVESKGPSQGRTFIKENGRPIKVVNNVKHDAFFKYITDLAKKVN
- a CDS encoding biotin transporter BioY — translated: MNTRNLVYTALMTAIICVLGLVPGIPLPIMPVPIVLQNIGIFLAGIILGKKYGALSVIVFLLLAATGLPVLSGGRGGIGVFAGPSAGFLFLYPVVAFLIGMIRDRYFGKINFAILFVATLVFGVLLLDIVGTIIMGFIIHIHVTKAILLSFTFMPGDIIKAIVASLIGATILNHSRFKNLIQ
- a CDS encoding acyl-CoA/acyl-ACP dehydrogenase, with the protein product MESFLINTDIQRKWIAKFKTIEETFKSRAEYNDLHSSFPFKNIEWLVEEGYSLLTLPVEYGGEGGTIEDMVVLQSYLGAIDGATALSIGWHLSVVGQLYEQNMWDQALLDDFAKEIKNGALVNRAVSEADTGSPTRGGRPATHATKIDNGYVLNGVKTFTSMSKALTHYIVAAYVDEIESVGFFLVPREYKGVEIADNWNMVGMRATESHDLVLNDVVVPFEYFVEGRRKPQPNGWILHIPSTYLGIAQAARDYAIEFAKNHAPNSIDGTIANLPTVQQNVGKMESLLLSARHFLWSTAKGYQTLDKNPNVWNETSASKVLVMNQGLEVIDLAMRIVGAKSLEMERPLQRYYRDMRAGLHNPPMEDAAYTNIAKSVLGLF
- a CDS encoding PH domain-containing protein translates to MFLDNVNPDDLFPTEKKGPSVLGMIEYNVQGQSEFEGAFIATSERLIMNVDMNGQFYYRNIPYNEVENIEYDGSDIIFTFNIGKVPMKQIQTKEVQPFVDFVASKINLDD
- a CDS encoding GNAT family N-acetyltransferase, with product MILVRISIDHIAQDGDKYLEDRQKIIYLTPSEPLKYDTNKWVYKEVPTIKEWYKDMDSQFELHQQQQSNHLAFSFPENEQLDATWLECIKKEGFELGILEFYIIEGKQLAQLASRDDIVIQIVDNSNKEDYLNIFYSFALPYGKPFALDSVNHLRRQIQNNEDSTLRLIAYLNEQPVGSVNIIETEETVEIDSFGVLESHQRQGIGSTLQAYIGQLAGERPVILVADGEDTAREMYVKQGYTYQSFIYHIVKENIR
- the modA gene encoding molybdate ABC transporter substrate-binding protein; translated protein: MNIKHFLAVIAALVIILAGCSNSGNSDSGKKSSDSSSKDGDKKQELQISAAASLGDVSKALEKEFKKDHKNVKVTFNYGGSGALRQQIEKGAPNDVFMSANTKDVDMMKKKDKAHDTYKYAHNKLVLVGDKNSDSSSVKDLKDNQKLAIGEVKTVPAGKYAKQYLEDQGLYNGVKDKLVYAKDVKQVLNYVEKGNAAMGFVYKTDLYTNNKKTDKVNEIKEVKLKKPITYEAGATSDKKVAKEWMDFLKSDKAKDILKEYHFEV
- a CDS encoding ABC transporter substrate-binding protein; amino-acid sequence: MKKLILPLLALIIVLAACGNNGGSGKSDSKEETKSYKLDSGKTIKIPKDPKRIAVVAPTFAGGLHKLGANIVAVNNQVDQSPILKDKFKDTTKIGEADVEKVAKKKPDLIIVYSTDKNIKKYQKIAPTIVVDYGKHKYLEQQEMLGKIMGKEDEVKKWENKWKKQTEKDGKEIKKAIGKDSTVSILDEFDKKVYTYGDNWGRGGEVLYQAFGLKMSKGQEKLVKKAGWSEVSQEKVEDVAGDYIVSTGEGKSKPSYETTNIWKNLPAVKNHHVIEVKAETYWYNDPYTLDFMRKDLKDKLIKASK